One genomic segment of Myxocyprinus asiaticus isolate MX2 ecotype Aquarium Trade chromosome 14, UBuf_Myxa_2, whole genome shotgun sequence includes these proteins:
- the LOC127451501 gene encoding uncharacterized protein LOC127451501 yields MELSAAGDRVFAAEAILKRRIRKGRMEYLVKWKGWAIKYSTWEPEENILDERLVAAFEQKEREQEMYGPKKRGPKPKTLLLKSRAQAAECSPRVPEFNHSRPQQHYKPPPPSATLSYTPTAPSNAKLQSGAAQPKLKKDIHRCHRMARRPLPRLDSSAQMFGSSSPFSSRPTVSPFSETVRILNRKVKPREVKKGRVILNLKVVDKAGNSGAANSKRTHMQSSAQQSHFGRQKIPSRNRVIGKNRRFGEVSYRGIQPPISGSGFPPFRKLFDSASNSESQTQSVESRGNTTNNGLSLSSSSSQSSKVLASDLLKCQALNDEMPPSVSSSEVSDGEPPSPPQIQPKNSSLVSQASAKSDPDQVIHKLSPQPVASKNSSAPSVLPSSPMFSSSSSASSSSSEENEHILDLSVPHEMDRRSRRHHPFSGRRPLKVPEVPVSEEPSEEEKDLDWHPDMTSRCANVVVTDITANLFTVTIKEFCHPPSATSPPCNPKSILSENSTQQPNPHLSTATLKFIVVILAAGMVAFIGAVICIIAAVHGGSPPVSAAAAQPLADNQSLSPDASGKTFSSARAGPLDALHGTDATSRDRGGPEATTFYGFTGVGTGGSEQQATYSRLICTPVPAGECNPKNFQPQADDQSLYAGQDWGYLRTTAEELRRTVLQQKDEILTDQRTIRQLTGKLSECESELKGRRVPERSAALSDTRKENKDQLMMRDDAGSSMLTTHAVEDLVHAITQMKDRIEKLEFEMAPPEFNHTDTSSQKTAGAVSSTSRKPVAAAQKRVEDLEGELKRKIKLLEEERKALRKETQKHQERIEYGLDTVHQRISSLEKGLSENKFSEGYRLSFPIRSSSMYAIVKQEIPPLHALTVCMWLKPAKSIMGTAVSYAVSDQSHEFVLQQLVHGPIELVINNEVALLPLNLTVGRWQHMCVSWNRWSGAWHAYLRGKQKSEGNDLATRHTIRPGGTLILGQEQSSMGGLYFEASRVLVGELSQFNMWDRPLSHSEISALAHCSPGMLGNVVPWTSREVEVFGEVTKQPADHCDHHNTVMGS; encoded by the exons ATGGAGCTTTCTGCGGCAGGGGACCGTGTGTTTGCCGCTGAGGCCATCCTGAAGCGCCGCATTCGCAAG GGACGAATGGAGTACCTGGTGAAATGGAAAGGATGGGCGATAAA GTATAGCACATGGGAACCTGAGGAGAATATACTTGATGAACGACTCGTTGCAGCGTTTGAACAAAA AGAGCGAGAGCAAGAGATGTATGGACCTAAAAAGAGAGGCCCGAAACCTAAAACGCTTCTTCTAAAG TCAAGAGCACAGGCTGCAGAATGCTCCCCACGAGTCCCAGAGTTCAACCACAGTCGTCCGCAGCAGCATTACAAACCTCCTCCTCCCTCAGCGACACTGTCCTACACCCCCACTGCCCCCTCCAACGCCAAGTTGCAGTCCGGGGCTGCTCAGCCCAAACTGAAGAAAGACATTCACCGATGCCATCGTATGGCACGTCGCCCCTTACCCCGTCTTGACTCCTCTGCACAAATGTTTGGTTCCTCCAGTCCTTTCTCATCCCGGCCGACAGTCAGTCCATTTTCTGAAACTGTCCGTATTCTGAACCGCAAAGTGAAACCCCGAGAGGTGAAGAAGGGTCGGGTCATACTGAACTTAAAAGTGGTCGACAAGGCGGGAAACAGTGGAGCTGCCAATAGTAAAAGGACACACATGCAAAGCTCTGCCCAACAATCCCACTTTGGGCGCCAGAAAATTCCATCTCGGAATAGGGTGATTGGAAAGAACAGGCGGTTTGGAGAAGTTTCTTACAGAGGAATCCAGCCCCCCATTAGTGGTTCTGGGTTCCCTCCTTTCAGAAAACTGTTTGACTCTGCAAGCAATTCTGAGAGCCAGACTCAAAGCGTAGAGAGTCGTGGTAACACAACCAACAATGGCCTGTCTTTGTCATCATCTTCTTCCCAAAGTTCAAAGGTCCTGGCCTCAGACCTGCTCAAATGTCAGGCTCTAAATGATGAGATGCCCCCTTCTGTCTCGAGCTCGGAGGTTTCGGATGGTGAGCCACCTTCCCCACCACAAATTCAACCCAAGAATTCCTCGTTGGTGTCCCAGGCCTCTGCGAAAAGTGACCCAGATCAGGTCATCCACAAACTCAGCCCTCAACCTGTGGCCTCAAAAAATAGCTCGGCTCCATCTGTCCTTCCATCCTCTCCCATGTTTTCCTCTTCGTCCTCtgcatcatcgtcatcatcagaGGAAAATGAGCACATCCTGGACCTTTCCGTACCTCATGAAATGGACCGGCGATCACGACGACACCATCCCTTCTCTGGTCGTCGGCCACTCAAAGTCCCTGAGGTGCCCGTATCGGAAGAGCCATCAGAGGAAGAGAAGGATTTGGATTGGCATCCTGACATGACATCCCGATGTGCCAACGTGGTCGTCACGGACATTACGGCTAACCTCTTCACCGTAACGATCAAAGAATTCTGTCATCCACCTTCCGCTACCTCTCCACCCTGCAACCCCAAAAGTATACTATCTGAAAACAGCACACAACAGCCAAATCCCCAcc TTTCCACCGCCACCCTGAAGTTCATTGTTGTCATCTTGGCCGCCGGGATGGTGGCGTTTATCGGAGCGGTCATCTGCATCATCGCCGCGGTCCACGGTGGATCTCCACCGGTATCCGCGGCCGCTGCACAGCCCCTGGCCGACAACCAGTCTCTGTCACCGGACGCGAGCGGAAAAACGTTTTCCTCAGCACGGGCAGGACCGCTGGACGCTCTCCATGGTACTGACGCGACCAGTAGGGATAGAGGGGGACCGGAGGCGACTACCTTTTACGGTTTTACTGGGGTAGGAACCGGAGGCAGCGAACAGCAGGCCACTTACAGCAGACTAATCTGCACCCCTGTGCCCGCCGGTGAGTGCAACCCGAAAAACTTTCAGCCACAAGCGGACGACCAGTCACTGTATGCGGGACAGGACTGGGGATATCTCCGAACCACAGCCGAAGAGCTCCGGCGAACCGTCCTCCAGCAGAAAGACGAGATTCTCACGGATCAGAGAACAATACGGCAGCTAACGGGAAAGCTTTCGGAATGCGAAAGTGAGTTGAAGGGACGGAGGGTCCCGGAGCGGAGCGCGGCGCTTTCGGATACAAGAAAAGAAAACAAGGACCAACTCATGATGCGGGACGATGCGGGATCCTCAATGCTGACGACTCATGCGGTTGAGGATCTGGTGCATGCCATAACTCAAATGAAAGACCGCATTGAGAAACTGGAA TTTGAAATGGCACCACCAGAATTCAATCACACAGACACAAGCTCACAGAAAACCGCAGGCGCTGTCTCTAGCACTTCACGTAAGCCAGTGGCAGCAGCACAGAAACGAGTGGAGGACCTGGAAGGAGAACTGAAGAGAAAGATAAAACTGCTGGAGGAAGAGAGAAAAGCTCTGCgcaaagaaacacagaaacaCCAGGAGCGTATTGAATATGGACTGGATACCGTACACCAGCGAATAAGCAGCCTGGAGAAAG GTCTGTCTGAGAACAAGTTTTCAGAGGGTTACAGGCTCTCATTTCCCATACGAAGCAGCTCCATGTATGCCATTGTAAAGCAGGAAATCCCACCCCTTCACGCTCTGACTGTCTGCATGTGGCTCAAGCCTGCCAAGAGCATCATGGGAACAGCCGTTTCATATGCCGTATCTGATCAGAGCCATGAGTTTGTGCTACAGCAGTTGGTTCATGGACCCATCGAACTTGTAATTAATAATGAG GTAGCACTGTTGCCCCTGAACTTGACAGTGGGCAGATGGCAGCATATGTGTGTGAGCTGGAACCGGTGGTCTGGAGCGTGGCATGCCTACTTAAGGGGCAAGCAAAAGAGTGAAGGAAATGACCTGGCAACACGGCACACCATTCGACCAGGAGGAACTCTCATACTCGGCCAAGAACAA AGCTCGATGGGTGGTCTTTATTTTGAGGCATCGCGGGTTCTGGTCGGAGAACTGTCCCAGTTTAACATGTGGGATCGCCCGCTTTCACACTCAGAGATCTCTGCTCTTGCCCACTGCAGCCCAGGCATGCTGGGTAATGTAGTGCCCTGGACCAGCCGAGAGGTTGAGGTTTTCGGAGAGGTCACCAAGCAACCAGCCGATCACTGCGACCACCACAACACAGTGATGGGCTCCTGA